Proteins encoded within one genomic window of Manduca sexta isolate Smith_Timp_Sample1 chromosome 18, JHU_Msex_v1.0, whole genome shotgun sequence:
- the LOC115449448 gene encoding uncharacterized protein LOC115449448, with the protein MNILSFSIISVLFVNVILSKDLHVKENFELKDRDNSISDLTYGYDVLPNNERFVRHVELVTESVVEHLMKEIKKRYPNSTRNNSSNLLQRLRIKLQKRVNKKNKKLRKKQKFVNKANNVTKLP; encoded by the exons atgaatattttaagtttttcgATTATATCTGTTTTGTTTGTCAACGTCATATTGTCCAAAGATTTACATGTAAAAGAG aaCTTCGAATTGAAAGATAGAGATAACAGCATCAGTGATTTAACATACGGTTATGATGTGCTCCCAAATAATGAAAGA TTCGTCAGACACGTAGAACTTGTGACTGAAAGCGTTGTTGAACATTTGATGAAAGAAATTAAGAAAAGATATCCGAACTCAACGCGAAATAACTCATCGAACCTTCTACAAAGGCTGAGGATAAAGTTACAGAAGCGcgtaaacaagaaaaataaaaaattgaggAAGAAACAAAAATTTGTGAATAAGGCCAATAATGTAACTAAACTTCCATAA
- the LOC115449440 gene encoding uncharacterized protein LOC115449440 isoform X1, translated as MNSELVIVQIVFFIVINVQFDGRSQQVEAAPNHPKQLGSWFGSFEQVDFRDMQVTPTTTDNFEIKPPTHKKMRKRKANKKKKAKETETDKQELKKKKKHKKKDGRRFVKTMVRERDGEYNASSSIENGDRRKPVDIIVHIKMHD; from the exons ATGAATTCGGAACTTGTAATTGttcaaatagtattttttattgttataaatgtacAGTTCGACGGCAGAAGTCAACAA gtGGAAGCCGCCCCTAATCATCCAAAACAATTAGGCAGTTGGTTTGGTAGTTTTGAACAAGTTGATTTTCGG GATATGCAAGTAACACCAACAACTAcagataattttgaaataaaaccgcCGACACACAAGAAAATGCGAAAAAGAAAGgcaaataaaaagaagaaagCAAAGGAAACGGAGACAGATAAACAAGAACtcaagaaaaagaaaaaacataagaAGAAAGATGGACGCAGGTTCGTGAAGACGATGGTGCGCGAGCGAGATGGAGAATATAATGCGTCTTCATCTATCGAAAATGGAGATAGGAGAAAGCCGGTCGACATAATTGTACATATTAAAATGCAtgattaa
- the LOC115449440 gene encoding uncharacterized protein LOC115449440 isoform X2, producing MVEAAPNHPKQLGSWFGSFEQVDFRDMQVTPTTTDNFEIKPPTHKKMRKRKANKKKKAKETETDKQELKKKKKHKKKDGRRFVKTMVRERDGEYNASSSIENGDRRKPVDIIVHIKMHD from the exons ATG gtGGAAGCCGCCCCTAATCATCCAAAACAATTAGGCAGTTGGTTTGGTAGTTTTGAACAAGTTGATTTTCGG GATATGCAAGTAACACCAACAACTAcagataattttgaaataaaaccgcCGACACACAAGAAAATGCGAAAAAGAAAGgcaaataaaaagaagaaagCAAAGGAAACGGAGACAGATAAACAAGAACtcaagaaaaagaaaaaacataagaAGAAAGATGGACGCAGGTTCGTGAAGACGATGGTGCGCGAGCGAGATGGAGAATATAATGCGTCTTCATCTATCGAAAATGGAGATAGGAGAAAGCCGGTCGACATAATTGTACATATTAAAATGCAtgattaa